One genomic region from Epinephelus fuscoguttatus linkage group LG8, E.fuscoguttatus.final_Chr_v1 encodes:
- the dedd1 gene encoding death effector domain-containing 1, protein MAAVHHPRCPLRDSLYWDETECLNYYGMLSLHEVFEVVGCQLTETDIEVLSFLLDETCPAPHPFDPTGWTVEPCGGDPNDMGMSPSPELLKVWMRSKPQGSQHPFVASYKPKTGLDLLLELERRGYLSDGNLEPLMKLLRVLTRHDLLPLVSHKKRRTVSPERFGQSYGIEHREVVFTSGMQHSYRPTEIPLSSFTQHLRTGVYPPMPGPSARRRRKKRGNGWSRRPKKTSRQGLPLLPPPRPHKESCDIRLRVRAEYLEHDSALREGVSSDKRQPLERQFELFSQANSLLRARDLGSIVCDIKFTELDNLEAFWGDYLSGALLEALKGVFITDSLRMAAGTEGVRLLISVDQDDYEQGRMLLSAKRRLSTSNGGNTETHLAV, encoded by the exons ATGGCCGCAGTGCATCACCCAAGGTGTCCACTCAGGGACTCACTTTACTGGGATGAAACAGAGTGCCTGAACTACTATGGGATGTTGTCTCTCCATGAGGTCTTTGAAGTAGTTGGTTGTCAGCTGACAGAGACTGACATTGAAGTGTTGTCATTCCTTCTTGATGAAACCTGTCCTGCACCACACCCTTTTGATCCAACTGGTTGGACAGTTGAGCCCTGTGGTGGCGATCCAAATGACATGGGCATGTCCCCGAGTCCTGAGCTTCTAAAGGTCTGGATGCGGTCAAAGCCTCAGGGCTCTCAGCATCCCTTTGTAGCCTCATATAAGCCCAAGACTGGCCTTGACCTGTTGTTGGAACTGGAGAGGCGAGGATACCTCAGTGATGGCAACCTGGAGCCACTAATGAAACTACTCAGAGTCCTTACACGTCATGACCTGCTGCCTTTAGTGTCCCATAAGAAAAGGAGGACAG TGTCTCCAGAGAGATTTGGACAAAGTTATGGAATAGAGCATAGAGAGGTGGTGTTCACCTCTGGAATGCAACACAGCTACAGACCAACAGAAATACCTCTTTCATCTTTCACACAGCATTTGAGAACTG GTGTTTACCCTCCAATGCCTGGGCCATCTgctaggaggaggaggaagaagaggggaaATGGCTGGAGCCGCAGGCCCAAGAAAACAAGCAGACAGGGCCTGCCACTGCTTCCACCGCCACGGCCACATAAAGAATCCTGCG ATATCCGCCTGCGTGTCCGTGCTGAATACCTGGAGCATGATTCGGCACTCCGCGAGGGTGTCTCATCGGACAAACGGCAGCCCCTGGAGCGGCAGTTTGAGTTGTTCAGCCAGGCCAACTCGCTGCTTCGTGCCAGAGACCTGGGTTCCATCGTGTGCGACATCAAGTTCACAGAGCTGGACAACCTCGAGGCCTTCTGGGGTGACTACCTGAGTGGAGCTCTGCTGGAGGCCCTGAAGGGAGTTTTCATCACTGATTCCCTGAGGATGGCAGCAGGCACGGAGGGTGTCCGCCTGCTGATCAGTGTGGACCAGGATGACTACGAGCAGGGCCGAATGCTGCTGAGTGCAAAGAGAAGGCTGTCAACCAGTAATGGTGGGAATACAGAGACTCACTTGGCTGTATAG